In Neovison vison isolate M4711 chromosome 14, ASM_NN_V1, whole genome shotgun sequence, the following proteins share a genomic window:
- the COQ7 gene encoding 5-demethoxyubiquinone hydroxylase, mitochondrial isoform X1, producing the protein MRGGRGVAFSRDALKCPLRVGVLWNDVMLHLYRAVSAGGGRHSRLSTAYGRRISVRFSSSGMTLDSISRAAVDRIIRVDHAGEYGANRIYAGQMAVLGRTSVGPVIQKMWDQEKDHLKKFNELLVAFRVRPTILMPFWNVAGFALGAGTALLGKEGAMACTVAVEESIAHHYNNQIRTLMEKEPEKYTELLQVIKKFRDEELEHHDIGLEHDAQLAPAYTVLKSLIQAGCSMAIYLSERF; encoded by the exons ATGCGGGGTGGGAGGGGCGTGGCGTTCAGCAGGGACGCTCTGAAATGTCCTCTCAGGGTCGGCGTGTTGTGGAATGACGTAATGTTACACCTGTACCGGGCCGTCTCTGCAGGTGGTGGTCGGCATTCCAGGCTGAGTACAG CTTATGGAAGAAGAATCAGTGTCCGGTTTTCCAGTTCAGGAATGACCTTAGACAGTATCAGTCGGGCAGCTGTGGATCGAATAATCCGGGTGGATCACGCAGGTGAATATGGAGCGAACCGAATCTATGCAGGACAGATGGCCGTCCTGGGCCGGACCAGTGTCGGGCCAGTCATTCAG aaaatgtGGGATCAAGAAAAGGATCACTTGAAAAAGTTCAACGAGTTGTTGGTTGCTTTCAGGGTGCGGCCGACGATTCTGATGCCCTTTTGGAATGTGGCAGGGTTTGCACTGG GTGCGGGAACCGCCCTGcttgggaaggagggagcaaTGGCCTGCACTGTGGCTGTGGAAGAGTCCATAGCACATCACTATAACAACCAGATCAGGACGCTGATGGAGAAGGAACCTGAAAAATACACGGAACTTCTTCAG GTGATAAAGAAATTTCGGGATGAAGAGCTGGAGCACCATGACATAGGCCTTGAACATGATGCACAACTG GCTCCAGCATACACCGTCTTGAAGAGCCTCATCCAGGCCGGATGCAGCATGGCGATATATTTATCAGAAAGATTTTAA
- the COQ7 gene encoding 5-demethoxyubiquinone hydroxylase, mitochondrial isoform X2, with translation MGCAAEAAGRSLWQLRTGALRPYSAYGRRISVRFSSSGMTLDSISRAAVDRIIRVDHAGEYGANRIYAGQMAVLGRTSVGPVIQKMWDQEKDHLKKFNELLVAFRVRPTILMPFWNVAGFALGAGTALLGKEGAMACTVAVEESIAHHYNNQIRTLMEKEPEKYTELLQVIKKFRDEELEHHDIGLEHDAQLAPAYTVLKSLIQAGCSMAIYLSERF, from the exons ATGGGCTGCGCCGCGGAGGCGGCGGGTCGCTCCCTGTGGCAGCTGCGCACGGGCGCCCTGCGGCCGTACTCAG CTTATGGAAGAAGAATCAGTGTCCGGTTTTCCAGTTCAGGAATGACCTTAGACAGTATCAGTCGGGCAGCTGTGGATCGAATAATCCGGGTGGATCACGCAGGTGAATATGGAGCGAACCGAATCTATGCAGGACAGATGGCCGTCCTGGGCCGGACCAGTGTCGGGCCAGTCATTCAG aaaatgtGGGATCAAGAAAAGGATCACTTGAAAAAGTTCAACGAGTTGTTGGTTGCTTTCAGGGTGCGGCCGACGATTCTGATGCCCTTTTGGAATGTGGCAGGGTTTGCACTGG GTGCGGGAACCGCCCTGcttgggaaggagggagcaaTGGCCTGCACTGTGGCTGTGGAAGAGTCCATAGCACATCACTATAACAACCAGATCAGGACGCTGATGGAGAAGGAACCTGAAAAATACACGGAACTTCTTCAG GTGATAAAGAAATTTCGGGATGAAGAGCTGGAGCACCATGACATAGGCCTTGAACATGATGCACAACTG GCTCCAGCATACACCGTCTTGAAGAGCCTCATCCAGGCCGGATGCAGCATGGCGATATATTTATCAGAAAGATTTTAA
- the COQ7 gene encoding 5-demethoxyubiquinone hydroxylase, mitochondrial isoform X3, producing the protein MTLDSISRAAVDRIIRVDHAGEYGANRIYAGQMAVLGRTSVGPVIQKMWDQEKDHLKKFNELLVAFRVRPTILMPFWNVAGFALGAGTALLGKEGAMACTVAVEESIAHHYNNQIRTLMEKEPEKYTELLQVIKKFRDEELEHHDIGLEHDAQLAPAYTVLKSLIQAGCSMAIYLSERF; encoded by the exons ATGACCTTAGACAGTATCAGTCGGGCAGCTGTGGATCGAATAATCCGGGTGGATCACGCAGGTGAATATGGAGCGAACCGAATCTATGCAGGACAGATGGCCGTCCTGGGCCGGACCAGTGTCGGGCCAGTCATTCAG aaaatgtGGGATCAAGAAAAGGATCACTTGAAAAAGTTCAACGAGTTGTTGGTTGCTTTCAGGGTGCGGCCGACGATTCTGATGCCCTTTTGGAATGTGGCAGGGTTTGCACTGG GTGCGGGAACCGCCCTGcttgggaaggagggagcaaTGGCCTGCACTGTGGCTGTGGAAGAGTCCATAGCACATCACTATAACAACCAGATCAGGACGCTGATGGAGAAGGAACCTGAAAAATACACGGAACTTCTTCAG GTGATAAAGAAATTTCGGGATGAAGAGCTGGAGCACCATGACATAGGCCTTGAACATGATGCACAACTG GCTCCAGCATACACCGTCTTGAAGAGCCTCATCCAGGCCGGATGCAGCATGGCGATATATTTATCAGAAAGATTTTAA